One genomic window of Aliiroseovarius sp. M344 includes the following:
- the lepB gene encoding signal peptidase I, whose translation MKEADVNMAEKKQDGILETIKTIFWALIIAGVFRTLFFQPFWIPTGSMKDTLLIGDFLFVNKMAYGYSRHSCPFSTCPISGRLFGSEPERGDVVVFRHATLGTDYVKRLIGLPGDKLQVKNGILFINGEEAKQTPNGTFEEIKRAQGRFGTFPQCTNSPVGEGGTCIKEKAIETLPNGVSHSVLNVRNTRLDNTNVFTVPQGEYFFMGDNRDNSTDSRVSPNAGGVGFVPAEYLLGRADRIMFSAAGKRLFYFWTWRSDRFFKAIE comes from the coding sequence ATGAAAGAGGCAGACGTGAATATGGCTGAAAAGAAACAAGATGGCATCTTGGAAACGATCAAGACGATCTTCTGGGCGCTGATCATCGCAGGTGTGTTCCGCACTCTGTTCTTCCAGCCCTTCTGGATCCCGACCGGTTCGATGAAAGACACGCTGCTGATTGGCGACTTCTTGTTTGTGAACAAGATGGCATATGGATACTCCCGCCATTCCTGCCCGTTCTCAACCTGTCCTATCTCTGGCCGCCTGTTCGGATCAGAGCCGGAGCGCGGAGATGTGGTTGTGTTCCGCCATGCGACCCTGGGCACCGACTACGTTAAACGGCTTATCGGCCTGCCAGGTGATAAATTGCAGGTCAAGAACGGCATCCTGTTTATTAATGGTGAGGAGGCCAAGCAAACACCCAACGGGACGTTTGAGGAAATTAAACGCGCGCAGGGCCGGTTTGGAACGTTCCCACAATGTACCAACAGCCCGGTCGGCGAAGGCGGCACCTGCATTAAGGAAAAGGCCATCGAGACGTTGCCAAATGGCGTCAGCCACTCGGTGCTGAATGTCCGCAACACACGGTTGGACAACACGAACGTATTCACTGTGCCGCAAGGCGAGTACTTCTTCATGGGTGATAACCGCGACAACTCGACGGACAGCCGGGTTAGCCCGAACGCTGGTGGCGTGGGTTTCGTTCCGGCCGAATACCTTCTGGGCCGCGCGGATCGCATTATGTTCTCGGCGGCGGGCAAGCGGTTGTTTTATTTCTGGACGTGGCGGTCTGACCGTTTCTTCAAGGCGATCGAGTGA